One Cicer arietinum cultivar CDC Frontier isolate Library 1 chromosome 8, Cicar.CDCFrontier_v2.0, whole genome shotgun sequence DNA segment encodes these proteins:
- the LOC101514977 gene encoding lysine-specific demethylase JMJ13 isoform X2 produces the protein MVEGRVRLSEEARNGLEILKRKRLQRAKSVTATQTSVANMINRSGGDALRGSASCGPRLHGNADIFFKRKVDKFDTSDLEWTEKIPECPVYSPTKEEFEDPLIYLQKIAPEASKYGICKIISPLSASVPAGVVLMKEKAGFKFTTRVQPLRLAEWDTEDKVTFFMSGSYTFRDFEKMANKVFARRYCSAGCLPATYLEKEFWHEVGCGKMETVEYACDVDGSAFSSSPTDQLGNSNWNLQKLSWLPKSTLRLLETSIPGVTEPMLYIGMLFSMFAWHVEDHYLYSINYQHCGASKTWYGIPGHAALEFERVVREHVYTTDILSNDGEDGAFDVLLGKTTLFPPNILLEHKVPVYKAVQKPGEFVITFPRAYHAGFSHGFNCGEAVNFALGDWFPLGAIASRRYALLNRVPLLPHEELLCKEAMLLHTCLELEEPDFPSSDILSHYRTKISFINLMRFQHCARWLLMKSRACISVSSHSHGTILCSLCKRDCYIAYVDCSCQMHPVCLRHDVKSLDFTCGSKHTLYLREDIGDMEAAAKMFEKEDRILDEISNQSKSDQNMYSHPLSDMFQRAEANGYEPYCELKLDSIIEFYTTPEQSTNNQESGTQSPVFFRHCSENHKPEVSVVSFSAASTLCSLSEPLDFSAPKNAEGQTNLKKGSIDFEELGERISNSGCKSSLSPAPNHGSSAKLHGDLQRPDMKPLVDNESDDSDSGIFRVKRPSSLKAEKRNAKAMSLRRSEQQRLKRLQKVLPEGKSGQQMGYRTSESSYKYNPVNHKVDMQISSKDRLVRGNGTPISVTYRKSGNEEISMHMQRDHHRRERLQQTYREAPSIEIGPKRLKVRGPSYLGIESRLN, from the exons ATG GTGGAAGGAAGAGTTCGTTTATCTGAGGAAGCTAGAAATGGGTTAGAAATTTTGAAGCGTAAAAGGCTTCAGCGTGCAAAATCCGTCACTGCCACTCAGACTAGTGTTGCAAACATGATAAACAGAAGCGGAGGAGATGCTTTGAGAGGTTCAGCTTCATGTGGCCCGAGATTGCATGGTAATGCAGATATCTTTTTCAAGCGGAAGGTGGATAAGTTTGATACTAGTGATCTGGAATGGACAGAGAAAATTCCAGAGTGTCCTGTGTATTCTCCTACGAAGGAGGAATTTGAAGATCCTTTGATTTATTTGCAAAAGATAGCTCCAGAAGCTTCTAAATATG GCATATGCAAGATTATTTCTCCGCTGAGTGCTTCTGTACCTGCTGGGGTTGTTTTAATGAAGGAGAAAGCAGGATTCAAGTTTACTACTAGAGTGCAGCCCCTTCGCCTTGCTGAATGGGATACTGAAGATAAAGTAACATTTTTTATGAGTGGAAG TTATACATTCCGTGATTTTGAGAAAATGGCAAACAAGGTCTTTGCACGAAGATATTGCAGCGCAGGATGTCTTCCTGCGACTTACTTGGAAAAGGAGTTTTGGCATGAAGTTGGTTGTGGGAAAATGGAAACTGTTGAATATGCATGTGATGTTGATGGCAGTGCCTTTTCATCTTCTCCTACTGATCAGCTTGGGAACAGCAACTGGAATTTACAG AAGCTTTCTTGGTTGCCCAAATCAACTTTGCGGCTCTTGGAAACTTCAATTCCG GGAGTGACAGAACCCATGCTATATATTGGAATGCTGTTTAGTATGTTTGCATGGCACGTGGAGGATCATTATTTGTACag CATTAATTATCAGCACTGTGGGGCGTCAAAAACATGGTATGGTATCCCTGGTCATGCAGCTTTGGAATTTGAAAGGGTGGTGAGAGAACATGTGTATACTACTGATATTTTGTCAAATGACGGGGAAGATGGAGCCTTTGATGTTCTCCTGGGCAAAACAACTCTATTTCCACCTAATATTTTGTTGGAGCATAAAGTCCCTGTCTACAAGGCTGTTCAAAAGCCCGGGGAGTTTGTAATAACATTCCCTAGAGCGTATCATGCAGGCTTCAGTCATG gtTTCAATTGCGGAGAAGCAGTGAATTTTGCACTCGGTGATTGGTTTCCTCTTGGAGCTATTGCGAGCAGGAGATATGCACTTCTGAACAGAGTCCCTTTACTTCCCCACGAAGAACTTCTTTGCAAAGAAGCAATGCTTCTTCATACATGCTTGGAACTTGAAGAACCGGACTTTCCGTCTTCAGACATTTTGTCTCATTATAGAACTAAGATATCTTTCATTAATTTGATGCGTTTCCAGCATTGTGCCCGTTGGTTACTAATGAAATCGAGGGCATGTATAAGTGTTTCTTCTCATTCGCATGGCACAATTCTCTGTAGCCTCTGCAAACGTGACTGTTACATAGCATATGTTGACTGCAGCTGTCAGATGCATCCTGTATGCCTACGTCATG ATGTCAAATCTCTTGACTTCACCTGTGGGAGCAAACACACTCTTTATTTGAGAGAGGATATTGGCGATATGGAAGCTGCAGCCAAGATGTTTGAGAAGGAAGATAGGATATTGGATGAAATAAGCAATCAATCCAAAagtgaccaaaatatgtattcaCATCCTTTGTCAGATATGTTTCAGAGAGCTGAAGCAAATGGGTACGAACCCTATTGTGAGCTTAAACTTGATTCTATCATAGAATTTTATACAACTCCAGAACAGTCAACAAATAATCAAGAGTCTGGTACACAAAGTCCAGTATTTTTCAGACATTGCTCTGAAAATCACAAACCAGAAGTGTCTGTGGTTTCCTTTTCTGCTGCATCCACCCTTTGTTCTCTTTCAGAACCTCTTGACTTCTCTGCTCCCAAAAAT GCCGAGGGGCAGACTAACTTGAAAAAGGGCAGTATTGATTTTGAAGAGCTTGGTGAAAGAATATCCAACAGTGGATGCAAATCTTCACTCTCCCCTGCTCCGAATCACGGAAGCTCGGCTAAACTGCATGGTGATCTTCAGAGACCTGACATGAAGCCCTTAGTGGATAACGAGAGTGATGATTCTGATTCTGGGATATTTAGGGTAAAGCGTCCTTCCTCTCTGAAAGCTGAGAAAAGAAACGCAAAGGCTATGTCTTTGAGGCGTTCTGAACAACAG CGACTTAAACGATTGCAGAAAGTCCTTCCTGAAGGCAAAAGCGGGCAACAAATGGGTTACAGAACCAGTGAGTCAAGTTACAAATATAATCCTGTTAATCATAAAGTTGATATGCAAATATCCTCAAAGGACAGATTGGTAAGGGGAAATGGAACTCCCATTTCTGTAACATATAGAAAGTCGGGTAATGAGGAAATTAGTATGCATATGCAGCGAGATCACCACCGGAGAGAGAGGTTGCAGCAAACTTATAGGGAAGCACCTTCCATTGAGATTGGGCCAAAGCGCCTTAAAGTCCGAGGCCCTTCGTATTTGGGCATAGAGAGCAGGTTGAATTGA
- the LOC101514977 gene encoding lysine-specific demethylase JMJ13 isoform X1, producing the protein MVEGRVRLSEEARNGLEILKRKRLQRAKSVTATQTSVANMINRSGGDALRGSASCGPRLHGNADIFFKRKVDKFDTSDLEWTEKIPECPVYSPTKEEFEDPLIYLQKIAPEASKYGICKIISPLSASVPAGVVLMKEKAGFKFTTRVQPLRLAEWDTEDKVTFFMSGRSYTFRDFEKMANKVFARRYCSAGCLPATYLEKEFWHEVGCGKMETVEYACDVDGSAFSSSPTDQLGNSNWNLQKLSWLPKSTLRLLETSIPGVTEPMLYIGMLFSMFAWHVEDHYLYSINYQHCGASKTWYGIPGHAALEFERVVREHVYTTDILSNDGEDGAFDVLLGKTTLFPPNILLEHKVPVYKAVQKPGEFVITFPRAYHAGFSHGFNCGEAVNFALGDWFPLGAIASRRYALLNRVPLLPHEELLCKEAMLLHTCLELEEPDFPSSDILSHYRTKISFINLMRFQHCARWLLMKSRACISVSSHSHGTILCSLCKRDCYIAYVDCSCQMHPVCLRHDVKSLDFTCGSKHTLYLREDIGDMEAAAKMFEKEDRILDEISNQSKSDQNMYSHPLSDMFQRAEANGYEPYCELKLDSIIEFYTTPEQSTNNQESGTQSPVFFRHCSENHKPEVSVVSFSAASTLCSLSEPLDFSAPKNAEGQTNLKKGSIDFEELGERISNSGCKSSLSPAPNHGSSAKLHGDLQRPDMKPLVDNESDDSDSGIFRVKRPSSLKAEKRNAKAMSLRRSEQQRLKRLQKVLPEGKSGQQMGYRTSESSYKYNPVNHKVDMQISSKDRLVRGNGTPISVTYRKSGNEEISMHMQRDHHRRERLQQTYREAPSIEIGPKRLKVRGPSYLGIESRLN; encoded by the exons ATG GTGGAAGGAAGAGTTCGTTTATCTGAGGAAGCTAGAAATGGGTTAGAAATTTTGAAGCGTAAAAGGCTTCAGCGTGCAAAATCCGTCACTGCCACTCAGACTAGTGTTGCAAACATGATAAACAGAAGCGGAGGAGATGCTTTGAGAGGTTCAGCTTCATGTGGCCCGAGATTGCATGGTAATGCAGATATCTTTTTCAAGCGGAAGGTGGATAAGTTTGATACTAGTGATCTGGAATGGACAGAGAAAATTCCAGAGTGTCCTGTGTATTCTCCTACGAAGGAGGAATTTGAAGATCCTTTGATTTATTTGCAAAAGATAGCTCCAGAAGCTTCTAAATATG GCATATGCAAGATTATTTCTCCGCTGAGTGCTTCTGTACCTGCTGGGGTTGTTTTAATGAAGGAGAAAGCAGGATTCAAGTTTACTACTAGAGTGCAGCCCCTTCGCCTTGCTGAATGGGATACTGAAGATAAAGTAACATTTTTTATGAGTGGAAG AAGTTATACATTCCGTGATTTTGAGAAAATGGCAAACAAGGTCTTTGCACGAAGATATTGCAGCGCAGGATGTCTTCCTGCGACTTACTTGGAAAAGGAGTTTTGGCATGAAGTTGGTTGTGGGAAAATGGAAACTGTTGAATATGCATGTGATGTTGATGGCAGTGCCTTTTCATCTTCTCCTACTGATCAGCTTGGGAACAGCAACTGGAATTTACAG AAGCTTTCTTGGTTGCCCAAATCAACTTTGCGGCTCTTGGAAACTTCAATTCCG GGAGTGACAGAACCCATGCTATATATTGGAATGCTGTTTAGTATGTTTGCATGGCACGTGGAGGATCATTATTTGTACag CATTAATTATCAGCACTGTGGGGCGTCAAAAACATGGTATGGTATCCCTGGTCATGCAGCTTTGGAATTTGAAAGGGTGGTGAGAGAACATGTGTATACTACTGATATTTTGTCAAATGACGGGGAAGATGGAGCCTTTGATGTTCTCCTGGGCAAAACAACTCTATTTCCACCTAATATTTTGTTGGAGCATAAAGTCCCTGTCTACAAGGCTGTTCAAAAGCCCGGGGAGTTTGTAATAACATTCCCTAGAGCGTATCATGCAGGCTTCAGTCATG gtTTCAATTGCGGAGAAGCAGTGAATTTTGCACTCGGTGATTGGTTTCCTCTTGGAGCTATTGCGAGCAGGAGATATGCACTTCTGAACAGAGTCCCTTTACTTCCCCACGAAGAACTTCTTTGCAAAGAAGCAATGCTTCTTCATACATGCTTGGAACTTGAAGAACCGGACTTTCCGTCTTCAGACATTTTGTCTCATTATAGAACTAAGATATCTTTCATTAATTTGATGCGTTTCCAGCATTGTGCCCGTTGGTTACTAATGAAATCGAGGGCATGTATAAGTGTTTCTTCTCATTCGCATGGCACAATTCTCTGTAGCCTCTGCAAACGTGACTGTTACATAGCATATGTTGACTGCAGCTGTCAGATGCATCCTGTATGCCTACGTCATG ATGTCAAATCTCTTGACTTCACCTGTGGGAGCAAACACACTCTTTATTTGAGAGAGGATATTGGCGATATGGAAGCTGCAGCCAAGATGTTTGAGAAGGAAGATAGGATATTGGATGAAATAAGCAATCAATCCAAAagtgaccaaaatatgtattcaCATCCTTTGTCAGATATGTTTCAGAGAGCTGAAGCAAATGGGTACGAACCCTATTGTGAGCTTAAACTTGATTCTATCATAGAATTTTATACAACTCCAGAACAGTCAACAAATAATCAAGAGTCTGGTACACAAAGTCCAGTATTTTTCAGACATTGCTCTGAAAATCACAAACCAGAAGTGTCTGTGGTTTCCTTTTCTGCTGCATCCACCCTTTGTTCTCTTTCAGAACCTCTTGACTTCTCTGCTCCCAAAAAT GCCGAGGGGCAGACTAACTTGAAAAAGGGCAGTATTGATTTTGAAGAGCTTGGTGAAAGAATATCCAACAGTGGATGCAAATCTTCACTCTCCCCTGCTCCGAATCACGGAAGCTCGGCTAAACTGCATGGTGATCTTCAGAGACCTGACATGAAGCCCTTAGTGGATAACGAGAGTGATGATTCTGATTCTGGGATATTTAGGGTAAAGCGTCCTTCCTCTCTGAAAGCTGAGAAAAGAAACGCAAAGGCTATGTCTTTGAGGCGTTCTGAACAACAG CGACTTAAACGATTGCAGAAAGTCCTTCCTGAAGGCAAAAGCGGGCAACAAATGGGTTACAGAACCAGTGAGTCAAGTTACAAATATAATCCTGTTAATCATAAAGTTGATATGCAAATATCCTCAAAGGACAGATTGGTAAGGGGAAATGGAACTCCCATTTCTGTAACATATAGAAAGTCGGGTAATGAGGAAATTAGTATGCATATGCAGCGAGATCACCACCGGAGAGAGAGGTTGCAGCAAACTTATAGGGAAGCACCTTCCATTGAGATTGGGCCAAAGCGCCTTAAAGTCCGAGGCCCTTCGTATTTGGGCATAGAGAGCAGGTTGAATTGA